The DNA segment CTGAAGATGAGCCTGGTCGTGATGACCGGTGTCGCCGCGATGGCCAACGGCGTGATGAACACGCTGCCCTGGGGCGGCCCGACCGCCCGTGCAGCCACCGCGCTCAAGCTCGACGCCAGCGACATCTTCGTCCCGATGATCCCGGCCCTCGCCGTCGGTCTCGTGGCCGTCTTCGTCCTCTCGTACTTCCTCGGCCTGCGCGAGCGCAAGCGCCTGGGTGTGCTCACGCTCGACCAGGTCCTGGTCGAGGAGAAGGCCGAGGAGAAGGAGACCGAGACGGTTCTCGTCGGCGCCGGTTCCGGTTCCGGTGCTTCCGGCGCGGGCAAGGCCACCGGCGGCGGCGGCTCCGGCACGGACGCCGAGAGCGACGACGAGGACGGCGACGCGGAGCGCTTCCAGGTCCTCGACCCGAACCGGCCCACGCTGCGTCCCAAGCTGTACTGGTTCAACGCGCTGCTCACGGGCGTCCTGCTGACCGCCATGATCATGGAGTGGCTGCCGATCCCGGTGCTGTTCCTGCTCGGCGCCGCGCTCGTCCTGACGGTCAACTTCCCGCACATCCCGGACCAGAAGGCGCGCCTCGCCGCCCACGCCGACAACGTCCTCAACGTCTCCGGCATGGTCTTCGCCGCCGCCGTCTTCACCGGCGTCCTCCAGGGCACCGGCATGGTCGACCACATGGCCAAGTGGATGGTGGACGTCATCCCCGAGGGCATGGGCCCGCACATGGCCCTGGTCACCGGCGTCCTGAGCCTCCCGCTCACCTACTTCATGTCGAACGACGGCTTCTACTTCGGCGTCCTGCCGGTCCTCGCCGAGGCCGGCGCGGCGCACGGCGTCACCCCGCTGGAGATGGCCCGCGCCTCCCTGGTCGGCCAGCCCCTGCACATGTCGAGCCCGCTCGTCCCGGCCGTGTACGTCCTGGTCGGCATGGCCAAGGTGGAGTTCGGCGACCACACCAAGTTCGTGGTGAAGTGGGCGGCGCTCACCTGCCTCGTCATCCTCGCGGCGGGAGTCCTCTTCGGAATCATCTGACCCCGCGAGCAAGCATCTCCAAGTCTGGGAGGAACACGATCATGGCGCCCGGTGGGAAGCGCGGCTGGCTGCTCCGCCTCGTCATCGCCTTCAGCTTCGCGCAGGGGGCGGTGTCGATGGCCCGGCCCGCCGTCTCCTACCGGGCCCTCGCGCTGGGCGCCGACGAGCGGGCGATCGGCGTGATCGCGGGGGTGTACGCCCTGCTCCCGCTGTTCGTCGCCGTCCCGCTGGGCCGCCGCACCGACCACGGCCGTTGTGCGCCGCTGCTGCCCGTCGGCGTCGTCCTGATATCCGGCGGCTGCGCCATGAGCGGCCTCGCGGACTCCCTGTGGGCGATGGCGGTCTGGAGCGGGGTCATGGGCCTCGGCCATCTCTGCTTCGTCATCGGCGCCCAGTCGCTCGTGGCCCGCCAGTCCGCCCCGCACGAACAGGACCGCAACTTCGGCCACTTCACGATCGGCGCCTCGCTCGGCCAGCTGGTCGGCCCGATCGCCGCGGGTGCGCTGATCGGCGGCGGGGACATGGCCGGGACCAGCGCACTCGCCCTGCTGGTGGCGGGCGCGGGCGGCGCGGTCGCGCTGACCTCGCTGTGGCGCATAGAGAGCCGTACGACGGCAGAGTCCGGCAAGGACCGGGGCGAGCGCGTCCCCGTCCGGCGCATCCTGCGCGCCCGGGGTGTGCCCGCCGGCATCTTCATCAGCCTCGCCGTGCTGTCCGCGACCGACATCCTCACCGCCTACCTCCCGGTGGTCGGCGAGCACCGGGGCATCGCCCCGTCCGTGATCGGCCTCCTGCTCAGCCTGCGCGCCGCGGCCACCATCGCCTGCCGCCTGGTTCTGACGCCCCTGCTGCGGCTCCTCGGCCGGACCTTGCTGCTGACCGTGACCTGTCTGCTGGCGGCCCTGCTGTGCGCCGGGATCGCGCTGCCGGTGCCGGTGTGGGCGCTGGCTCTGATCCTGGCGGTCCTCGGCTTCTGCCTCGGCGTGGGGCAGCCGCTGTCCATGACGACGGTCGTCAGGGCGGCCCCCGACGGTGCCCGCTCCACCGCCCTCGCGCTGCGGCTGACCGGCAACCGCCTCGGGCAGGTCGCCGCGCCCGCGTCGGCGGGCCTGATCGCGGGTCTCGCGGGCGTGGCGGCGCCGTTCGTGATGCTGGGGGCGCTGTTGCTGCTGTCGGCGGGGGTCGCGCTGCGGGCGCCGGCGAGGCCGGCGGGGGAGTCGGAGGGCGGCGGTGAGCGGGGCGGAGCCAGACCGGCATTGCGGCGAAAGAGTGGTATCTGACGGGTCGTAGGGCGATGCTCCCCCGAT comes from the Streptomyces sp. NBC_00443 genome and includes:
- a CDS encoding CitMHS family transporter codes for the protein MLTILGFAMIATFLVLIMMKKMSPIAALVLIPALFCVFVGKGAKLGDYVLDGVTDLAPTAAMLMFAIVYFGVMIDVGLFDPIVRGILKFCKADPMRIVVGTAILAAIVSLDGDGSTTFMITVSAMYPLYKRLKMSLVVMTGVAAMANGVMNTLPWGGPTARAATALKLDASDIFVPMIPALAVGLVAVFVLSYFLGLRERKRLGVLTLDQVLVEEKAEEKETETVLVGAGSGSGASGAGKATGGGGSGTDAESDDEDGDAERFQVLDPNRPTLRPKLYWFNALLTGVLLTAMIMEWLPIPVLFLLGAALVLTVNFPHIPDQKARLAAHADNVLNVSGMVFAAAVFTGVLQGTGMVDHMAKWMVDVIPEGMGPHMALVTGVLSLPLTYFMSNDGFYFGVLPVLAEAGAAHGVTPLEMARASLVGQPLHMSSPLVPAVYVLVGMAKVEFGDHTKFVVKWAALTCLVILAAGVLFGII
- a CDS encoding MFS transporter, whose product is MAPGGKRGWLLRLVIAFSFAQGAVSMARPAVSYRALALGADERAIGVIAGVYALLPLFVAVPLGRRTDHGRCAPLLPVGVVLISGGCAMSGLADSLWAMAVWSGVMGLGHLCFVIGAQSLVARQSAPHEQDRNFGHFTIGASLGQLVGPIAAGALIGGGDMAGTSALALLVAGAGGAVALTSLWRIESRTTAESGKDRGERVPVRRILRARGVPAGIFISLAVLSATDILTAYLPVVGEHRGIAPSVIGLLLSLRAAATIACRLVLTPLLRLLGRTLLLTVTCLLAALLCAGIALPVPVWALALILAVLGFCLGVGQPLSMTTVVRAAPDGARSTALALRLTGNRLGQVAAPASAGLIAGLAGVAAPFVMLGALLLLSAGVALRAPARPAGESEGGGERGGARPALRRKSGI